One region of Carya illinoinensis cultivar Pawnee chromosome 8, C.illinoinensisPawnee_v1, whole genome shotgun sequence genomic DNA includes:
- the LOC122317856 gene encoding V-type proton ATPase subunit c1-like: MTTFSGDETAPFFGFLGAAAALVFSCMGAAYGTAKSGVGVASMGVMRPELVMKSIVPVVMAGVLGIYGLIIAVIISTGINPKAKSYYLFDGYAHLSSGLACGLAGLSAGMAIGIVGDAGVRANAQQPKLFVGMILILIFAEALALYGLIVGIILSSRAGQSRAD; encoded by the exons ATGACCACATTCAGCGGGGACGAAACAGCTCCGTTCTTCGGCTTCCTCGGCGCTGCGGCTgccctcgttttctctt GTATGGGTGCCGCATATGGCACTGCAAAGAGCGGTGTGGGCGTGGCGTCGATGGGAGTGATGCGGCCCGAGCTTGTGATGAAATCCATTGTGCCCGTTGTTATGGCTGGCGTGTTAGGTATCTACGGTTTGATCATTGCGGTTATTATCAGTACGGGGATTAACCCAAAGGCCAAATCTTATTACCTTTTCGACGGGTATGCCCACCTCTCGTCCGGTCTCGCTTGTGGTCTTGCTGGCCTTTCCGCTGGTATGGCTATCGGTATCGTTGGCGATGCCGGTGTgag AGCAAATGCACAACAGCCAAAGCTTTTTGTTGGAATGATTCTTATTCTCATCTTTGCCGAGGCCTTGGCCTTGTATGGCCTCATTGTTGGTATCATCCTTTCTTCCCGAGCTGGCCAATCGAGAGCAGATTAG